The Symbiobacterium terraclitae genome segment GATGTTCCTGCGGAGCACAAGTGGGACCTGGACTCGGTCTATCCCACCACTCAGGCGTGGGAGGAGGATTACGCACGCGTGGAGGCCATGGTGCCGCAGCTGACGGCGTACCAGGGCCGGCTCGGCGAGTCGGCCGGCGTCCTCCTGGAGGCCCTCCGGAAGCGCGATGAGCTGTTCCAGCTCCTGGAGCGGGTCGCGGTCTTCGCCCACATGAAGGAGGACGAGGACACCACCAACTCCACGTACCAGGCGCTGTCCACCCGCGGCCAGTCGCTCTACGCCAGGGTCACGGCCGCCGGTTCGTTCATGACCCCCGAGATTCTCGCCATCCCCAGCGAGACGATCCGGGCGTGGCTGGACCAGAACCCCGACCTGGCCGCCTACCGGCACGAGCTGGAGGATCTCCTCAGGGAGAAGGAGCACGTGCGCTCGCCCGAGGTGGAGGAGCTGCTGGCGCAGATGAGCGAGGTCGGCGGGGCGCCCCGGGATATCTTCGGTAAGCTGAACCACGCGGACATGAAGTTTCCCCGGATCAAGGACGAGGAGGGCAAGGAGGTCGAGCTGACCCACGGGCGCTACCTGCGCTTCCTGGAGAGCCCCGTGCGGGAGGTCCGGAAGGCGGCGTTCGACGCCCTGTACGGCACCTACGCCAAGTTCCGGAACACCCTGGCGGCCACCTACTCCAACTCGGTCAAGAAGGACGTCGTCTACGCCCGCGCCCGGCGCTACCCCTCGGCGCGCGCCGCGGCGCTCTCCAGCACCAACGTACCCGAGAGCGTGTACGACAACCTGATCGAGGCGGTGCACCGGAACCTGCCCTCGCTCCACCGCTACGTGCAGCTCCGCGGGAAGCTCCTGAAGCTCGACGAGCTCCACATGTACGACCTGTACACTCCGATGGTGGCCGAGGTGGACAAGAAGATCCCCTACGCCGAGGCCGTCGAGACGATCCTGAAGGCCCTGGAGCCCCTGGGCGAGGAGTACTGCGAGGTGGCCCGGAAGGGGCTCACCACGGACCGCTGGGTCGACATCTATGAGAACGTGGGCAAGCGGTCGGGCGCCTACTCCTTCGGCGCGTACACCACCAAGCCGTTCATCCTCATGAACTACCAGGAGACCCTGGACTCCATGTTCACGCTGGCCCACGAGCTGGGCCACTCCATGCACTCCTACTTCACCCGCAGGCACCAGCCCTACCACTACGGCAACTACACGATCTTCGTGGCCGAGGTGGCGTCCACGTTCAACGAGGCGCTGCTGACGGACTACCTGCTGAAGCAGACCGACGACCCGAAGCTGAAGATGTACCTGATCAACCACCAGCTCGAGTCGTTCCGCACTACGCTCTACCGGCAGACGATGTTCGCCGAGTTCGAGCACATCACGCACCAGCGGTCGGAGAAGGGCGAGGCGCTGACGGCGGACCTGCTGGACGAGATCTACTACGGCCTCAACAAGCAGTACTACGGCACCGAGGGCATGGTGATCGACGAGGCCATCGCGCTGGAGTGGGCCCGCATACCTCACTTCTACTCCGCGTTCTACGTGTACCAGTACGCGACGGGCATCTCGGCCGCCGTCGCCCTCAGCCGGCAGGTGCTGACGGAGGGGAAGCCGGCCGTCGACCGCTACCTCACCTTCCTGAAGAGCGGCTCCTCGGACTACTCCACCAACCTGCTTGCCAGGGCCGGCGTCGACATGACCTCGCCCGAGCCCGTGCAGCAGGCCCTGGACGTGTTCGCCTCGCTGCTGGACGAGATGGAGCGGCTCGCCGGCTGAACCGGAGGCCGGTGCAAACGAGCAGAACGGCGGGTCACACCCGCCGTTCTGCAGTTTGGTGACCTATCTCAGTGCCGGCTCTGCCCCGGCTTCCATGCGCTCCTCGGCGCGGATCTTGGCGAGCACGATCTGCAACCGCTCCTCAGGGCGGGAGATTCGCCATTGATCGACGAGCCAGTCCAGTTCCCGGCTCATCGTGGTGGGTCCGTATTCAGGCCGTGCCGGCCGGTGTTTGATCGGGCGACGCATGTGCTGAGTCCTCCTTCCCGTACCTCGCTGCCACTGCCCTGATGATATCACAAAACGCAGTCAATAATGTATAAGGCGATAAGTCTATAGTTTTACCATCGAGAGTACTATATCTCATAGATACAATAGAGCCCATCGCCCCCGCCCCATGGCCGGATGGAATCTGGTCAGCGGGGA includes the following:
- the pepF gene encoding oligoendopeptidase F, whose protein sequence is MELLKRQDVPAEHKWDLDSVYPTTQAWEEDYARVEAMVPQLTAYQGRLGESAGVLLEALRKRDELFQLLERVAVFAHMKEDEDTTNSTYQALSTRGQSLYARVTAAGSFMTPEILAIPSETIRAWLDQNPDLAAYRHELEDLLREKEHVRSPEVEELLAQMSEVGGAPRDIFGKLNHADMKFPRIKDEEGKEVELTHGRYLRFLESPVREVRKAAFDALYGTYAKFRNTLAATYSNSVKKDVVYARARRYPSARAAALSSTNVPESVYDNLIEAVHRNLPSLHRYVQLRGKLLKLDELHMYDLYTPMVAEVDKKIPYAEAVETILKALEPLGEEYCEVARKGLTTDRWVDIYENVGKRSGAYSFGAYTTKPFILMNYQETLDSMFTLAHELGHSMHSYFTRRHQPYHYGNYTIFVAEVASTFNEALLTDYLLKQTDDPKLKMYLINHQLESFRTTLYRQTMFAEFEHITHQRSEKGEALTADLLDEIYYGLNKQYYGTEGMVIDEAIALEWARIPHFYSAFYVYQYATGISAAVALSRQVLTEGKPAVDRYLTFLKSGSSDYSTNLLARAGVDMTSPEPVQQALDVFASLLDEMERLAG